A part of Aegilops tauschii subsp. strangulata cultivar AL8/78 chromosome 2, Aet v6.0, whole genome shotgun sequence genomic DNA contains:
- the LOC141041190 gene encoding subtilisin-like protease 3, whose protein sequence is MMTTADITDRSGNPILNEQRATANFFATGAGHVNPMKATDPGLVYDIAPVDYIGYLCRMYTTQQVSVIARRPIDCLTTVVISDRLLNYPSISVAFLAPWNSTTPVVVRRRVKNVGEVPSVYVATIDTSSSAVTYTRGSWSSPKRTKR, encoded by the coding sequence ATGATGACGACGGCCGACATCACCGACCGCTCCGGCAATCCCATACTCAACGAGCAGCGCGCGACGGCCAACTTCTTCGCCACCGGCGCCGGACACGTCAACCCAATGAAGGCCACTGACCCTGGCCTGGTCTACGACATCGCCCCCGTCGATTACATCGGCTACCTCTGCAGGATGTACACGACCCAGCAGGTCTCTGTGATCGCGCGCCGGCCGATCGACTGCTTGACCACCGTCGTGATCAGTGACCGCCTGTTGAATTACCCGTCGATCTCGGTCGCTTTCCTAGCGCCCTGGAATTCGACTACGCCGGTGGTGGTAAGGCGCAGGGTGAAGAACGTCGGGGAGGTGCCTTCGGTGTACGTCGCGACGATTGACACGTCGAGCAGCGCCGTAACGTATACCCGAGGGAGCTGGAGTTCACCGAAGCGAACCAAGAGGTGA
- the LOC120974146 gene encoding subtilisin-like protease 3 has protein sequence MMTTADTTDRSGNPILNEQRATANFFATGAGHVNPMKATDPGLVYDIAPVDYIGYLCRMYTTQQVSVIARRPIDCLTTVVISDRLLNYPSISVAFLAPWNSTTPVVVRRRVKNVGEVPSVYDATIDTPSSAVTYTRGSWSSPKRTRR, from the coding sequence ATGATGACGACGGCCGACACCACCGACCGCTCCGGCAATCCCATACTCAACGAGCAGCGCGCGACGGCCAACTTCTTCGCCACCGGCGCCGGACACGTCAACCCAATGAAGGCCACTGACCCTGGCCTGGTCTACGACATCGCCCCCGTCGATTACATCGGCTACCTCTGCAGGATGTACACGACCCAGCAGGTCTCTGTGATCGCGCGCCGGCCGATCGACTGCTTGACCACCGTCGTGATCAGTGACCGCCTGTTGAATTACCCGTCGATCTCGGTCGCTTTCCTGGCGCCCTGGAATTCGACTACGCCGGTGGTGGTAAGGCGGAGGGTGAAGAACGTCGGGGAGGTGCCTTCGGTGTACGACGCGACGATTGACACGCCGAGCAGCGCCGTAACGTATACCCGAGGGAGCTGGAGTTCACCGAAGCGAACCAGGAGGTGA
- the LOC123497237 gene encoding subtilisin-like protease 3: protein MMTTADITDRSGNPILNEQRATANFFATGAGHVNPMKATDPGLVYDIAPVDYIGYLCRMYTTQQVSVIARRPIDCLTTVVISDRLLNYPSISVAFLAPWNSTTPVVVRRRVKNVGEVPSVYDATIDTPSSAVTYTRGSWSSPKRTRR, encoded by the coding sequence ATGATGACGACGGCCGACATCACCGACCGCTCCGGCAATCCCATACTCAACGAGCAGCGCGCAACGGCCAACTTCTTCGCCACCGGCGCCGGACACGTCAACCCAATGAAGGCCACTGACCCTGGCCTGGTCTACGACATCGCCCCCGTCGATTACATCGGCTACCTCTGCAGGATGTACACGACCCAGCAGGTCTCTGTGATCGCGCGCCGGCCGATCGACTGCTTGACCACCGTCGTGATCAGTGACCGCCTGTTGAATTACCCGTCGATCTCGGTCGCTTTCCTAGCGCCCTGGAATTCGACTACGCCGGTGGTGGTAAGGCGGAGGGTGAAGAACGTCGGGGAGGTGCCTTCGGTGTACGACGCGACGATTGACACGCCGAGCAGCGCCGTAACGTATACCCGAGGGAGCTGGAGTTCACCGAAGCGAACCAGGAGGTGA